The genomic window CGGGTTCTACACCGCATGGAAGCTCGAGAAGCAGCTTCGTCGTGGTGAGGCCGAAGTCACCATGGTCGACCCGCTGCCCTACATGACCTACCAGCCCTTCCTGCCGGAGGTCGCCGCCGGTTCCATCGAGCCGCGTCACGCGGTCGTCTCGCCGCGTCGTCACCTGAAGCACACCAACGTGATCACCGCCAAGGTCACGGGCATCAACCACGCCGAGAAGAAGGCGACCATCACGCCTGAGGTCGGTGAGCCCTGGGAGGTCGACTACGACATCATCGTCGTCACCGCCGGAGCCGTCTCCCGCACCTTCCCGATCCCCGGTGTCGCCGACACCGCGATCGGGCTCAAGACCATCGAAGAGGCCGTCGCGATCCGCGACCGCGTGCTCTCCAACTTCGACAAGGCCGCGAACCTGCCGGCGGGTCCCGAGCGCGACCGCCTTTTGACGTTCACGGTCGTCGGTGGCGGCTTCGCCGGTATCGAGGTCTTCGCCGAGCTGCGTTCGTTCGCGAGCTCGCTGCTGAAGTTCTACCCGCAGCTGTCCTTCGAGGACACGCACTTCCACCTCATCGAGGCCATGGGGCGCATCATGCCCGAGGTCAAGATCGAGACGAGCCACTGGGTCCTCAAGAACCTGGCCGAGCGCGGCGCGCTCGTGCACCTCGACACGCAGCTGCAGTCGGCTGTCGACGGCAAGATCGAGCTCTCGACCGGTGAGTCGTTCGAGTCCGACCTCATCGTCTGGACCGCCGGTGTCATGGCGAACCCGGGCGTCGTCCGCGGTGGCGACCTCCCCGTCGAGGAGCGCGGTCGCATCAAGACCCGCGCCGACCTCCGTGTCGGCACCGACGACGACATCGTCGAGGGCGCCTGGGCGGCCGGCGACGTCTCCGCCGTCCCCGACCTCAGCGGTGGTGGCGTCGGCGGCTTCTGCGTGCCGAACGCTCAGCACGCCGTCCGTCAGGGCAAGCTCCTCGCGAAGAACATCACCGCGGTCCTCCGTGGCGAGGAGCCGAAGAACTACTTCCACAAGAACATGGGTGCGGTCGCCGGTCTCGGCATCGGCGTCGGTGTCTTCCAGTCCGGCAACCTCGCGATCAAGGGCCTCCCGGCCTGGTTCGCGCACCGTGGGTACCACGGGCTGGCCATGCCGAGCTTCGAGCGCAAGTTCCGCGTGTTCGGTGGCTGGTGGAACAACTTCTGGCTCGGACGCGACATCGTCTCCCTGTCGGCCGTGCAGAACCCGCGTGAGGCCTTCGAGACCTTCGCATCGCGCCCGAAGCCCCCGG from Plantibacter flavus includes these protein-coding regions:
- a CDS encoding NAD(P)/FAD-dependent oxidoreductase — protein: MPKILIVGGGYAGFYTAWKLEKQLRRGEAEVTMVDPLPYMTYQPFLPEVAAGSIEPRHAVVSPRRHLKHTNVITAKVTGINHAEKKATITPEVGEPWEVDYDIIVVTAGAVSRTFPIPGVADTAIGLKTIEEAVAIRDRVLSNFDKAANLPAGPERDRLLTFTVVGGGFAGIEVFAELRSFASSLLKFYPQLSFEDTHFHLIEAMGRIMPEVKIETSHWVLKNLAERGALVHLDTQLQSAVDGKIELSTGESFESDLIVWTAGVMANPGVVRGGDLPVEERGRIKTRADLRVGTDDDIVEGAWAAGDVSAVPDLSGGGVGGFCVPNAQHAVRQGKLLAKNITAVLRGEEPKNYFHKNMGAVAGLGIGVGVFQSGNLAIKGLPAWFAHRGYHGLAMPSFERKFRVFGGWWNNFWLGRDIVSLSAVQNPREAFETFASRPKPPADAAAPAAAPAAPAAAEKPARKAPVKRKPKAVAPAEAAAPAAEAPAAEAPAGTGAPTGADDEQAYATPAEEVSANK